A segment of the Stegostoma tigrinum isolate sSteTig4 chromosome 27, sSteTig4.hap1, whole genome shotgun sequence genome:
CCTCTTGTGCCATGAATACTGATCCTCTAAACTCCTTTACAGCAGGAACAGAGAACTTCTTACAAAACATAGTTTGGAACATTTTATTGAGGCCAGGCGAACATTGGAGTTAGTTTTGATTACCTATTTGGCTGGAGAGAATTGgcctggatttttaaaaatatgtatttgaaacattaaccccgAGTCTGTGCTGAAGGGGATTATGTGGCTTTCAGATGGGGTAGGGAACACACTTTTTAAATCATGATTTCAACAAATTGCTGAATTTGTGCCACAAGCTGCAAGAGTCAAGGTCATCTTAGAATCTGTCATTGTTTACATTTTCAATTATCGAGAAATTTTTTGTTCTATCTATGCTCAATGCTAATGGATTTGTAGAAAATGTGGTGTCCAGTGTTTGTTTTCCTTGCAGTTTCACCAcatttttaatcccattttcatAACCTATCACTTATAATACAACAAATTCCAGCAAATCTTTGTTTATTTATATCATTTTGTAATGGCATCTCTTACATTGGTGTCTTTTTTATTTGTTCTATATTTTGACGTGAAAATTATATTGTTTCCTTAACAGAGAGGAACTGTGAATTAGAAATTCTGTCAGATCATCTGCTGTTGAATGCTCCCAATCTGACTGAGTTCTTGCTGAGTTGCCATGGTGAAGCCTTCATTCATTATTTTATCTTTGGACCCTTTTGGAAAATACACTGAGAAACATTTAGATGGCTTGTGAGTCAATTAGATACTTTGATTTGGTGCATATCCCTTATTAAATCTAATAAATGGCTAAACTCTACTAAACTCCCCACTTGTAGAATTACATTAATGTGTATTTCAAACCCTTGCTAAATATAGCTTTTGGGTACTTCCTATCAGAAGGACTAAGTAACTACTCACCATAGTCTTAAAAATGTACAGCCAAGTCATGTTTTTACCTCTTTCAACTGAATGTGAGGATGCTCTACACTAAGAGCAGCAGGGATCATGTCTCTCAAATACACTTTCTCCAGGTCTACCAAATCCAAGCAGTTCTAGTAGTggttgtcagtgcagactcaatgtgctGAAGGACCTTTCTTGCCCTGTGAATATAagtggacagcagtggttcaagaattcggctcatcaccattttctcaaggggcacccaaggatgggcaataaatgctgttccaaCCAGTAACTCCCACTCCCAATACccaaatttaaagaaaagtgGTTGGCTGAATTCACTGCAttgtgtttttaattttgttttctttatgctctcctcccactttctactgAAGCTTGTCTCTGTTCCACCTGGTTTATTCTAAATCATGCTTTCTAATTTTACAGTTGGTTTTATGTCCACTAATGTGGGTCATGTGACAAGCTGCATGTTTGCATACAGACCAGCTATGCTTACCCAAGACATCATCCTTTTGTTGGCAGTttgatcattttgtttttgtgcttaAACAAACCCCTGTGGATTTATGTTCTTATAGATATTGTCCCCTCTAATTGGGCAGAAAGGGTGGTGTATGAGCAGAGAAACTGGATTTGCATGACTTGGGAGGAGAAAGATGTTTTCCAGAATCTCCTGTTTTATAATGGACTTTTGATTCATGCCATGCAGTTTTAATAAACATAACCAGCTATTTTACCAAGCATCACTGTGAAATCTGTTTGCATTTGCCTAATTGGTATAGAATGTCCTAAACCAGCAAGAGACTTGGTTGTTGAAGAAAAATTTAATGTTGGGACAGGAAGTAAGAGAATTGGGCAGTTTCTGTTCCAAGTAAGAAGGGGGAAGTGGAGTATAAATGCTAATATGACTGAAAACACTCTctagttttttttcccaatgagAGATTTAAGCTGCATCACCTGAAGaatgtgccccttagtcttgaaatcctccagtgaaggaaaaagacaactaccactaactatccatacccctcattatttttttGAACTTCGTtcaaggttgcctctcaacttcctacgctccagtgaacaaagtcccagcctttcttaataactcaaaccttccatacccagcaacgtCATGGTAGATCTCTTCTGAATCTTATCCAGCTTAATTTCCTTCCTTCCTAAAGCTGTATTTTTtccaggggtgggggggggggaggaagagaaaCGGAATTCATAGATAAGGCAGTGGTAGAGGAAGAGCTATGACTACATTGAACTGTATTTCTTTGGATGAGGGTGTATCACAGAACTGGTAATGTAGCatgaggctattcagtccattatCTGTGCTGGCTCTCCAAAACCAGCAATTTACCTGTGTCAATATCCTTACCTTCTCTTTGTAACGCTGCTCATTCTTTTTAAATAACATCGAACCAGAACTTTGCCATGTGCCATGTCAAAAAATGTTTGTCAGGCTGCATTTGCCAATTACTTTAgatctgtgccctcttgtcctTGATCCCTTTGTCAGTGGGAACAGTTCCCTCTCCTTTGACTCTGTTCAAAACCATGATGATTTTGAACATGGCCAATGGATCTGTCTGGTTATGATCAAGGGTTAGAGCTGGAATATTAAGCTGTTGGCCTTGCTGGATGCTGACTGATCTCTGATGCATTTCCGGTTTCAGAGATTCTTGGACCATGCTCACTTTTGGTGCTCGCTAATTAAAAATGCCCAGCAATACCTACTTCATCCCATGTATGGAATGGCCACTTCTTGAAGCACCAACCAAACTAAACATTCATCTAATAGGGATGATCATTCATCTACACAATAGGTTCTCTACATTTTATTTGCACCTTGGGTGCTTTTCTATGCCTGAGGCAATTTACCATTGAGTTTTGTGTTCCTTGGCAGGTTCACCCATCATGGAAGGGATCCAGCTTGTTGTAGCTACTGCAAGAGCTGCCTACAATCAGGGAAAATCCCGGCCTCTGGAATTCCGCATCCAGCAATTGAAGGCGCTGGAGAGAATGATCAATGAGAAAAAAGAGGAGCTCTCAGTGGCACTTGAAAAAGACTTGCACAAGGTGCGAAACAATGTTCTTGACATATGCTTGGGGTGTATTCTTACTGGAGTGGAAATCCAGAACTCCAAGCAATAAGGTGGTGAAACTTCAGTTCAATATAAATCAGGACGGGAAAGTTAGCCTATGTTTGACCAAGTACCTGCTGTTGACTGGGGGGAGAAAAGCCTTTATGactgtgctttagggaaggaaatctactgatCCTCCTCTGGTctgaccaacatgtgactcctTCCCCAAAAGTATGGTTGACCTTTGGGGATGGCAATAAATGGGCTGGCCGGTGATGTCcaaatctcatgaatgaatttttaaaaaataattcaacaTTCACTTTTCCTGCCTGAAATACCATATTcatgctttcaaaaaaaaatcctaaatTTTGAACTGATAATTTGGTATCCTCCTTTTTTATTTTAACCTGTTTATTTTCCTTGGGGCGGAGTGAAGGGAGAAATTGTAGCAGTCTGCAGGCTGATTGCTGTCTGTCAGTCTTCCAATGTAAATGCTTTTAATTAGTTTGCCCATCTTCAGACTGACTTATTGGATGGTTACCCCTATGAAGCAGGAGAGATTTATTGGTTCCCACATACCTATGATAATGAGAGGAGACCCCCTCACTCACCTGATAATTCATTTGACAGTGAATCCAGTCTGTCTGCTGTAAATGAGATTGCTGTGAGGAAGGGAGGATGGTTGTGCCTATCAGTCATTTATTCAACATTGTCTTTGGATGAAGTTTTGATCAGTGCTATTGTAATTTtaaggaagtggtagatagaCTTGTGAGGGGGTAGAAGATCATTGGAGATGTAGGGGagtcagatctgccatgatttcATGAAATatcagcaggtttgaggggctgaacagccacCTCCTACTTTGCAAGCTTACATCAATGTAACACAGATCAGCTGGTGTGAAGAACAAACTTGATCTCTGTCTCAGTAGCATTTAACGTGGGATTTAAGCTCTCATTCCAGGACAGTAAATCCAGCCACTAATATTTATGAAAAAGAATTACACAGAACTTGAACACTCACTTTCTAACGATGGCTTTCAAAATTCAGCTCTAATTCACCACAAAATCCCTATTCCCGCCACACTCACATTGTCATTTTCAATTGACCAACTGGAAAGGTGTTACAGTAGAGCTCCCCAGAGGTTGACCAGTTTTCAGCTTCACATCTAAGTAGCCATTCTACCCATGAACTTTGACAATAGCCTGCCAGCTTGTTTGACCCACGAGGTTGGATGTTGTGGGCAGGGTCAAGGGAAGAAGGATCATCTTTTATCTAGTAATCGAGGCAAGAAACCAGAGCAGACCTCTTCAGCCTACCACTCATTCACAGGGCAATTATTTCTTCCTGACCTTTTCACCCTGGCTGTGTTTAGCTAACTTCATGCAAGCATGGGACAAAACTGAAGATATGACTGGTCTGTCACTCTTCTCTCTGCATCCTTCACCCAAACCCATTGTAGTGCCTTACAAAGAGATAACCGTCTTCATTTATTAGACCATCCCAGTTCCTCTCATCCACTTCCCCAAACCTATCAGGAGGGGGACAAACTGTGATTTGAAGTAGACCACCAAGTAAAATTCACCCTCTGCATTTATCACTGTACTTCTGTAGCTGTGCATCTGCTTAACCACACCACCTGATACGTCCTTGTCCCAGTAACTCTGTGGTTTGCTGGCAATTTGGCTGTTCCtctaggcagcacggtggctcagtggttaacactgctgcctcacagtgctagggacctgggtttgattccatcctgggtgactgtctatgtggagtttgcacattctcttaaCACGTCTGTGTGAGTTTCTCCCAGGGGCTCcgatttcctcctgcagtccaagaatatgcagcttaggtggattggctatgctaaattgcccagtgtgtccagagatgtgcaggctcggtgaattaaccgtgggaaatgcaggattacagggataggataaggggTGTCTCTGGATGGAATGCCCTTCAgattgtcagtgtggacttgaatgggcaaaatagcctgcttccacactgcagggattctgtgatgctaAGAATCCTGTTGCTGACTACACTGTGCTGGCCTGCAGTGCTGTATGTACTAGTGAATATCGCTCCAGGGCGGTCAGACTCTCATTTTAGTTTCGAGAAAGTAATCATGAGTCCCAGGCCAGAAGTCGAAGTGGTTTGAGCAGGCATGGAGGACGAAGGCAAAAgacacctttttttaaaagaaaattgtttctctctctccctttttaattCTGAAATTTTCAGAGTGTATTTGATGTGGAAATCTTTGAACTTGCCGGCATTCTGAATGAGATTTCTCTGGCCATCACCAAACTGCCTGAGTGGACTGCTCCAGAGTACGTATCGAAGAGTACAATGACATTAATGGACACTGTTTATATCCATCGAGAGCCTCTCGGGGTGGTCCTGATCGTAGGGGCCTGGAATTATCCTTTGGCTCTTATTGTCCAGCCTCTAATTGGGGCAATTGCAGCAGGTAAACTGTTCGTTAATTACCTCCCAATCTCTGCTGGAAAGATCGCAATTGAGAATCTGTAACGTGGGATTTTCTTTTCCAAAGGCTGACTTCTTCCTTTGACTTTTCCCAGTTGCCGTCTCACGTCCTAGCCAAGTGTTTGCTTGATTGTGGGTAGTGTTAAAACTGAATGGGGTTCTGCCTTGCTCAGCCACCCTTCTCCCCGCACACACATTCCGTGTGTTGACAGTCAGTATGACTCTGGATAGTGACTGGAAGAGGAATGGTTGGCTTTTTTCCTTCACGTCACGCTCCAAGCCAACATCTGGATTCACCAGATCTCCAGCTGGGGGGTTGACACAAGTGTGGTGGAATATGGAGTCATTCTCATCCACCAAAAGATGTTCTCaaacctgtaaatcttttctgaacactttgaaGGATGTCActgggattggaaggtttgatcaagagggagaggttgaatggattggggctattttccctgcagtgtcggaggctgaggggtgaccgtagaggtttataaaatcatgaggtgcatggatagggtgaatagacaagaccttttcccccagagtaggggagtccaaaactggaggatgtaggtttaaggtgagagggagaaaaaaTATAAAGGGGACCTAAGAggtgactttttcatgcagagggtgacgtgtctatggaacgagctgccagaggatgtgatggaggttggtacaattacaacatttaaaaggcatctggctgggtatgtgaataagaagggcttagagggataagagccaaatgctggcaaatgggactagatttatttcaggCATCTGATccgcatggacgagttggacagaagggtctgtttccgtgctgtatgtctctatggtGATGACCTCAGTAACCCAGCTATGAACCTGCATTAGTAATCCCCCAGAATTGTGCGCAGAGACATTGAGGTAAATTGCAATGTTACATTGGGAGGGTTTTGGATGCTTGTATCATGAACtgtaatgggttgaatggcctttacTCATCACAACTATTCCGATGATAATCTGGAGACTTcaaattttgagataacaaggtgtagagctggataaacacagcaggtcaagcaacatcagaagagcaggaaggctgacgtttcgggcttgccACAGTcacatttaacaggcatttaCCCAAGTGCACAACGGGAAAACTAATAGAAGGAAATGTTGATTGATTTTGAAGGCTGGGTGGATGGACATCTGATTGGAACCCAAACACCGGCcctgagatagcaagaagtgcatttctgaagaagtgtctaggcccaaaacgtcagcttttgtgctcctgagatgctgcttggcctgctgttcatccagctccacaccttgttatctcggattctccagcatctgcagctcccgttGTCCCTAAACACTGACCCTAATTAGGTTAGGTTGAATGTTCTGTTTCTGCACTTGTTACTGTGAACTATTATCCACTTTCCAGTGATTGTTCTTGTGTTCCAATCCTGTTCCCAGGAAACGCCGCAGTCCTAAAGCCATCGGAAGTGAGTGAGAATACAGCACAGTTACTGGGGGATCTCCTCCCTCAATACTTGGACAAGGTGGGCGTAGACGACTCTGCACTGGCATTATGCCGTCTCATCAATTTACCTTGTGTTTCCATCAATGTCGCCAATTCTTTTTGAATTAACATTTCCCCTGCACTTGCTGTTAAAGGCGAATGCAACTGTGATCCCATTAAACTCATTGTAAGGGTCAGTAGggttttgtcccagtgacagtgaagcaatagtgattatttttccaagtcaggatggtgagtgacttagaggggaacgtTAAtggggtggtgttctcatgcattGGCTGCCCTTCCCCTTCTGGATggggaagtagttgtgggttttagaaggtgctgtctgacgatctctgaatttctgcagtgcatcttttagacagtagcagcagtgtgcagtggcctttggtggagggagtggatgcttgtgggtccggtgccagtcaagcaggctgctttgtcctggatgatgttgagcttctggagtgttgttggggctgcacccatccaggaaagtggggagtattccatcacactcctgacttgtgccctgttgatgatggacagactctggggagtcaggaggtgagttactcgctgcagtattggAAGAAAAAATGTGGCTCATCAAACAAGAGCCAGCAAGTGTTCTGTAGTGTCTTGGTCAAACTTTTTGTCTGTGACTAACACCCAGTGGAAGCAGCTTGCTTGATCATCATAACATTGCTGTTTTGTGGAAGCTTGATGGAGGTAAATTGAGAGCTGCCTTTTTTTTTTTGAGACATCCTCTGAacatgaaaggtgctgtctaaatgCACATAGTCTTTGAACTTGTTTAGTAGCAACTTAACACAACTGACCTACTTCAGACAGCATAGACCAAGCTGAGAGATAGTACGGGGACTGacaatgctgcagtcagagataaggGTGGAACACAGcaaggctaggcagcatcagaggagcaggaaagttgacatctcAGGTGGGGACCCTTTGTCAGAATTGGCCAGTCTGATCTGTGACTGGGATCTGTCCCACCAACAAGCTGACAATGATTTACGTCTTTTTAAGGTTTCTTTTTATTCCAGATGCCCACCTTCTATTTCCCACATTTTATTTTTCCTACAGACAGACCCCAGAAACGTCCTACTGCTACCAAACCACTTGTATTTTCGCTTGGATTTTGTAGGGGAACCCTGATAGAGGTTTTTACAAAGTTGAGGCATGGATAGTTAGATACTTTTATCCCCAGGATAGCGTTCAACTACTAGGGGACGTGGTTTGAAGGTAAAAGGGGGAAAAATATCAAAGGAGATGAGAGGGATTTtattgggggcgggggggaaagtaaggatggtaagtgactggaattcactgccagaggagatatctgtcaagatgccacTCTAACATTGcctgaatagggagggaatagagggatatggacaactTACAGACAAAAGGCTTTTAATTTTAGGAAGGTCTCAAGAGTTGGcgcagggccaaagggcctgttcctgtgctgtactattctgtgataatgggaactgcagatgctggagctctctgatgaagggtctaggcccgaaacgtcagcttttgtgctcctgagatgctgcttggcctgctgtgttcatccagctccacacgttatcCTGTACTATTCTGTGCTTTGTTCAGACTTTGGGCTTTGAGCTCGTGCTACCTGTATTAATAGTCCACTAACTAGTTTACTGCAGGGGATGTTCCcagattttccattttgtttctgttaAACTTAAGATTTTGCACTTTGCAGAAATGGTGGGTGTGAATGTATAGCCGAAGAACTgtgatgccgtaaatcaggaacaaaaacagaagttgctggaaaagctcagcaggcctggcagtatctgtgaaggggaaaaatcaggagttaacattttaggtccagtgacccttcccctgaaattctctctcttttttttttaaatcatcttcacatactgccagacctgctgtgcttttcccgccacttctgtttttgttgttgtttgtgaATGCATAGCTACTTTTTTCATGTGTGGCCTGTACGTTTGGCATTGACATTCAGTCACAGCATGTTTGATCTGTCTGTTGGAGTAAAATTGagcggctgaatggcctactccagttcctacaAAAGATCCTTTTTTATTTTGAGAAATTGTTTGTATAATCATTTGATCTTTTTGAGGCAGGATAAATAGTTATTTTTCTTGCCCTGTCCAATTGCATTCCTTTTTGCCCAGGATCTTTACCCTGTTGTTAACGGAGGGGTCGAAGAGACAACGGAGGTGTTGAAGCAGCAGTTCGATCACATCTTGTACACGGGCAGTACCAACGTTGGCAGGATCGTTATGGAGGCTGCAGCCAAACATCTGACCCCTGTGACCCTGGAGCTTGGCGGGAAAAGCCCATGTTACATTGATGGTGACTGTGACCTGGACGTGGCCTGCAGGTTGGTTTGTGCGAGGGTCGGCACTGTCGCACTGCTGCAGCGGGCTGGGATCTGAGTGTGGGTTTGGGGCACACATTTACAAGTGTAGATGGAGTTCCACTCTATCCAAACATATAGCAACACTCCAGGTTCTATTCTGGATCGCCTCACACTCCAGCATGGTTTCTATAGTGTGACATGGGGAGAGTGAGATTAATAGGATTAGGCAAGTTGCTGTAAAGTTCTGGGTGGACGAGCAAATTGTGAAAATTGAATTTTGCAAACCTAAACCTTGAACAAGTTTCTTATTTATTCTTTGCAGACGTATTGCGTGGGGACGGTACACGAACTGTGGTCAGACCTGCATCGCTCCAGATTACATCCTGTGTAATCAGAGAATACAGGATGAAGTGGTGAAGAAGATTGGCTCTGCTGTCTCTGTGAGTTTACAAAGCAGGGACTGTCAGTAACTCAATAAGGAGAGAAACGGTGGGAGCAGCAGTGGGAGAGACAGCTCCTGAAAGAGGAAAGCCCAGTTCTGGGTTGGGTGGGATTGTCCTCCGAAGCGAGTTGCCTTCGCTGTGATTCTCCCCTAATCGCTGAAGCCCACAAGCTGTGCCAGCCCTGTAGTCGAGGGGTTAATCTCTGCGCTGGCTTCATGTTCCAGCAGCTGTAGTGTTCAGCCAGTTCTTGAGGATGTACTGTATCACACAATTGCAGCACCAGTAGGTTCAGCAGGTCAGTGTTGGGTTTATCCTCCATGGAATTCTTCTCCCAATTGTCTGACCTCTTTCCCTTTTGTCCCTCTGTTTCCACTCAGTCACTTGTTGAACCTCCTCCTAATTGTTGATGTAGTTTCTGACTGTCACTAGCTCCCGGTTTGTGTACGGCCTCAAAGCCACCTGCGTCAAATACTCATTTTCTCCGGCGCTTTCTTGTCCATGGCTACGTTTAACTTGATTCTAATGTCCCCTCTCCCTTGACATTTGACCCCTGAGAGATTTGATCCATAATCTCTGTCTGAATGAAGCGAGCCCCATCTTTGGAAATGTCTGTCAATTTGTTAAAGGTTGTGGGGAGCAGGCAGAAAAATGCAGTTGAGACAACCATCAGAGGGGCCATGATTATACtgaagggccgaaaggcctactcctgctccgggGTGTTCCTGTATTGCATACATCTGGTGTCGTTGCCATGGAGATGAGCAGCAGTTACACACCCAGTCCTAAAACTCGAGGAATGTGAGTGGAAATGGAGGTTCTTTGAACGGAGGAGGGATTGATGCCATGAGCAGcttttagtttttgtttaaaattcactCCCCAGATGTGGGCATGACTGGAACGGCTGGCGTTCATTGGCAATCCCAATGCCTTTTGAGAAACTGAAGTTGTATTTCCCTCTTGAACCATAGGTAACAGCTTTCTCACAACGGGCAACGCTTGTTCAGGGGCTGTTTAAACTCTGCTTCGTCGGTGTGTCTGGAGTCGTGTGTAGACCCACACTGGGTGACGATGGCCTGTTCCCCAATCATGtggagggcattagtgaagcagggcaactagggatgg
Coding sequences within it:
- the LOC125464628 gene encoding aldehyde dehydrogenase, dimeric NADP-preferring-like isoform X1, with translation MKFKGSWERFEANSFGAFKQSRTREVWGEGSPIMEGIQLVVATARAAYNQGKSRPLEFRIQQLKALERMINEKKEELSVALEKDLHKSVFDVEIFELAGILNEISLAITKLPEWTAPEYVSKSTMTLMDTVYIHREPLGVVLIVGAWNYPLALIVQPLIGAIAAGNAAVLKPSEVSENTAQLLGDLLPQYLDKDLYPVVNGGVEETTEVLKQQFDHILYTGSTNVGRIVMEAAAKHLTPVTLELGGKSPCYIDGDCDLDVACRRIAWGRYTNCGQTCIAPDYILCNQRIQDEVVKKIGSAVSEFYGADPQKSPDYGRIVNQRHFQRLMSLLEGENVMFGGQSDEKDLYIAPTIVTDVDPNSRIMQEEIFGPLLPILTVSSAEEAIDFINKRDKPLALYVFSHNKNLIKRIIAETSSGGVTANDCMIHYSVDTLPFGGVGKSGTGAYHGKFSFETFSHRRACVLKSLGMEKVNSVRYAPATDSKRKWTLWLMKKRGCETM
- the LOC125464628 gene encoding aldehyde dehydrogenase family 3 member A2-like isoform X2, with product MEGIQLVVATARAAYNQGKSRPLEFRIQQLKALERMINEKKEELSVALEKDLHKSVFDVEIFELAGILNEISLAITKLPEWTAPEYVSKSTMTLMDTVYIHREPLGVVLIVGAWNYPLALIVQPLIGAIAAGNAAVLKPSEVSENTAQLLGDLLPQYLDKDLYPVVNGGVEETTEVLKQQFDHILYTGSTNVGRIVMEAAAKHLTPVTLELGGKSPCYIDGDCDLDVACRRIAWGRYTNCGQTCIAPDYILCNQRIQDEVVKKIGSAVSEFYGADPQKSPDYGRIVNQRHFQRLMSLLEGENVMFGGQSDEKDLYIAPTIVTDVDPNSRIMQEEIFGPLLPILTVSSAEEAIDFINKRDKPLALYVFSHNKNLIKRIIAETSSGGVTANDCMIHYSVDTLPFGGVGKSGTGAYHGKFSFETFSHRRACVLKSLGMEKVNSVRYAPATDSKRKWTLWLMKKRGCETM